The Staphylococcus carnosus genome has a segment encoding these proteins:
- a CDS encoding MetQ/NlpA family ABC transporter substrate-binding protein, whose amino-acid sequence MKKIISILAVLVLTAALAACGNKDKTSSENSKTITVGASPAPHAEILEKAKPILKKEGYDLKIKTINDYTTPNKLVDNGELDANFFQHTPYLNTEKKSKGYKLVSVGNVELEPMGVYSKKYKSLKDLPKGATVYVSNNPAEEGRFLKFFVDDGLIKLKKGVKIQDAKFSDIVENKKDIKFNNKQSAEYLPKIYQNQDVDAAIINSNFAIEQHLSPKKDSIALEKPKDNPYANLVAVKDGDQNKKKIKALIKVLQSKEIKDYINKKYDGAVIPAK is encoded by the coding sequence ATGAAAAAAATTATTAGTATTTTAGCAGTTTTAGTATTAACAGCAGCATTAGCAGCTTGTGGCAACAAAGACAAAACGAGCAGTGAAAATTCGAAAACAATTACAGTAGGTGCATCACCAGCACCACATGCTGAAATTTTAGAAAAAGCAAAACCAATCTTGAAAAAAGAAGGTTATGACTTAAAAATTAAAACAATCAATGATTACACTACACCAAATAAATTAGTGGATAATGGCGAATTGGATGCCAACTTCTTCCAACATACACCATACTTAAACACTGAAAAGAAAAGTAAAGGTTATAAACTTGTATCTGTAGGTAATGTAGAATTAGAACCAATGGGTGTATACTCTAAAAAATATAAAAGCTTAAAAGACCTTCCAAAAGGCGCTACAGTATATGTATCAAACAACCCTGCTGAAGAAGGACGTTTCTTGAAATTCTTCGTAGATGACGGTTTAATCAAATTGAAAAAAGGCGTTAAAATTCAAGATGCTAAATTCAGCGATATTGTAGAAAACAAAAAAGATATTAAATTCAACAACAAACAATCTGCAGAATACTTACCGAAAATTTATCAAAACCAAGATGTTGATGCAGCTATCATCAACTCTAACTTTGCTATCGAACAACATTTAAGTCCTAAAAAAGATTCAATTGCGCTTGAAAAACCAAAAGACAATCCTTACGCAAACTTAGTAGCTGTTAAAGATGGCGATCAAAATAAGAAAAAAATCAAAGCTTTAATCAAAGTTTTACAATCTAAAGAAATCAAAGATTATATTAATAAAAAATATGACGGTGCAGTAATCCCTGCCAAATAA
- a CDS encoding methionine ABC transporter permease produces the protein MDKSFSDILQEMITMPNVQWDQVWQASLETLYMTAISTVFAFVIGLILGVLLFLTAKSTSPAAKVFYQIVSFIVNLFRAIPFIILILLLIPFTSLILGTISGPTGALPALVIGAAPFYARLVEIAFKEINKGVIEAARSMGANTWTIIRKVLIPEARPALISGITVTAIALVGSTAVAGVIGAGGLGNLAYLTGFTRNQNDVILVSTILILVFVFIIQFVGDWATNKIDKR, from the coding sequence ATGGATAAGTCATTCAGTGATATTTTGCAAGAAATGATAACGATGCCTAATGTGCAGTGGGATCAAGTATGGCAAGCTTCTCTTGAAACATTATATATGACGGCTATTTCGACAGTGTTTGCTTTTGTTATAGGTTTAATTTTAGGCGTATTGTTATTCTTGACGGCTAAGAGTACTTCACCAGCAGCAAAAGTTTTCTATCAAATTGTGTCATTTATAGTTAACTTATTCAGAGCGATTCCATTCATTATTTTAATCTTATTGTTAATTCCGTTTACAAGTTTGATTTTAGGAACTATTAGTGGACCGACTGGTGCATTGCCAGCGTTAGTCATTGGAGCCGCTCCGTTCTATGCGCGTTTAGTGGAAATTGCTTTTAAAGAGATTAACAAAGGTGTTATCGAAGCTGCACGTTCAATGGGGGCTAATACTTGGACAATTATCAGAAAAGTATTAATTCCAGAAGCTCGTCCAGCATTGATTTCAGGTATAACTGTAACTGCGATTGCTTTAGTTGGTTCAACTGCAGTAGCTGGTGTTATCGGTGCAGGCGGTTTAGGAAACTTAGCATATTTAACAGGATTCACAAGAAACCAAAATGACGTTATTTTAGTTTCTACTATCTTAATTTTAGTATTCGTGTTCATCATCCAATTTGTGGGTGACTGGGCTACAAATAAAATAGACAAGCGTTAA
- a CDS encoding methionine ABC transporter ATP-binding protein: MIQLKQIVKRYKTKHQDVLAVDHVDLDVAEGTIYGVIGFSGAGKSTLVRILNYLEEPTSGEVIIDGEELGKLSKAQLRKKRQKVSMIFQHFNLLWSRTVLDNITFPLEIAGYNRRDAVKRAKELVQLVGLSGREKAYPSELSGGQKQRVGIARALANDPKVLLCDEATSALDPQTTDEILELLLKIRKEQDLTIVIITHEMNVIRQICDEVAVMENGRVIERGNVKEVFENPQHQVTKRFVKEGLNDEFDESIEELIPESQDGYILRFNFAGEETTEPIVSFITQKYNLDVNILEANIRHSKNGPIGFLIVHIAGLKTEYFEEFKNELESHNVNVEVVRHG; the protein is encoded by the coding sequence GTGATTCAACTAAAACAAATCGTCAAACGGTATAAGACGAAACATCAAGATGTACTAGCTGTTGATCATGTCGATTTAGATGTAGCTGAAGGTACTATTTATGGCGTTATCGGGTTTTCAGGCGCTGGTAAAAGTACTCTTGTCAGAATCTTAAATTATTTAGAAGAACCAACTTCAGGCGAAGTGATTATAGACGGAGAAGAATTAGGTAAGCTTTCTAAAGCACAATTAAGAAAGAAACGTCAAAAAGTCAGCATGATTTTCCAACATTTCAATTTATTATGGTCAAGAACTGTGTTGGACAATATTACATTTCCATTGGAAATTGCTGGGTATAACCGTCGTGACGCTGTGAAAAGAGCAAAAGAACTTGTTCAATTAGTAGGTTTAAGCGGACGGGAAAAAGCATATCCTTCTGAATTGTCTGGAGGTCAAAAACAAAGGGTCGGTATTGCAAGAGCATTAGCAAATGATCCTAAAGTCTTGTTATGTGATGAAGCAACAAGTGCGTTAGACCCGCAAACAACTGATGAAATTTTAGAACTGCTTTTGAAAATAAGAAAAGAACAAGATTTAACAATTGTGATTATTACTCATGAAATGAACGTTATTAGACAAATCTGTGATGAAGTTGCCGTTATGGAAAATGGACGTGTGATTGAGCGCGGAAATGTCAAAGAAGTATTTGAAAATCCTCAACATCAGGTTACTAAGCGTTTCGTTAAAGAAGGCTTAAATGATGAATTTGATGAGTCAATCGAAGAATTGATTCCAGAATCGCAAGATGGTTATATTCTTAGATTTAATTTTGCAGGGGAAGAAACAACTGAACCTATTGTGTCCTTTATTACTCAAAAATATAATTTAGATGTAAATATTTTAGAAGCAAATATTCGTCATTCTAAAAATGGACCTATCGGTTTCTTGATTGTACATATTGCAGGATTGAAAACTGAATATTTCGAGGAGTTCAAAAATGAACTGGAAAGTCATAATGTGAACGTGGAGGTGGTACGTCATGGATAA
- a CDS encoding thioredoxin family protein, whose protein sequence is MSTSKEERTDITQNFDKDKHLIFGYTPMCGTCKISERMLDIANEILQLPVTKVDLNFHADFSEQYQIQSVPVLLIMSKDEEMKRIYAFQSVPYLLENLK, encoded by the coding sequence ATGAGTACGAGTAAAGAAGAGCGGACAGATATTACGCAAAACTTTGATAAAGATAAACATCTTATCTTCGGATATACTCCGATGTGCGGAACTTGTAAGATTTCAGAACGCATGCTAGACATTGCGAATGAGATTTTACAGTTGCCTGTTACAAAGGTTGATTTGAATTTTCATGCAGACTTCAGTGAACAATATCAAATTCAATCTGTTCCCGTATTATTGATAATGTCCAAAGATGAAGAAATGAAGCGTATTTACGCATTTCAATCTGTTCCATATTTATTAGAAAATTTAAAATAG
- a CDS encoding toprim domain-containing protein, with translation MALLDKVIVVEGKTDKKRVQEVINEPVQIMCTHGTMGIDKLDGMIESLYERPVFILVDADKEGNRIRQWFKQYLSESGHIFVDKTYCEVARCPRPYLARVLRKYGFEVKEEAPVKGLVYR, from the coding sequence ATGGCATTGTTAGATAAAGTAATCGTTGTTGAAGGTAAGACAGATAAAAAGCGTGTTCAAGAGGTGATAAACGAGCCTGTTCAAATCATGTGTACACACGGGACAATGGGAATTGATAAGTTGGATGGTATGATTGAATCCCTATATGAACGCCCAGTCTTTATCCTTGTGGATGCAGATAAAGAAGGTAATCGTATCCGACAATGGTTTAAACAATATCTTTCAGAAAGCGGGCATATCTTTGTAGATAAAACATACTGCGAAGTGGCACGCTGTCCTAGACCTTATCTTGCCAGAGTGCTTAGAAAATACGGATTTGAAGTAAAAGAAGAAGCTCCTGTGAAAGGATTAGTTTATAGATGA
- the gcvH gene encoding glycine cleavage system protein GcvH — protein MAVPEELKYSKEHEWVKVEGDTVTIGITEYAQGELGDIVFVELPETEDDIEESESFGSVESVKTVSELYAPVSGSVVEINEELEDSPEFVNESPYEKAWMVKVKLNDESQLDDLLSADQYKEMIGE, from the coding sequence GTGGCAGTGCCAGAGGAATTAAAATATTCAAAAGAACATGAATGGGTAAAAGTTGAGGGCGATACAGTAACAATCGGTATCACTGAATATGCGCAAGGAGAACTTGGCGATATTGTATTCGTAGAATTACCAGAAACTGAAGATGATATTGAAGAAAGCGAATCTTTCGGTAGCGTGGAATCAGTTAAAACTGTATCTGAATTATATGCACCTGTATCAGGTTCTGTTGTAGAAATCAATGAAGAATTAGAAGACAGCCCTGAATTCGTTAATGAATCACCATACGAAAAAGCTTGGATGGTGAAAGTGAAATTAAATGATGAAAGTCAATTAGATGACTTATTGTCAGCTGATCAATATAAAGAAATGATTGGTGAATAA
- a CDS encoding arsenate reductase family protein — MIRFYQYQNCTTCKKAAKFLDEYGVSYEPIDIVELNPNKRELQDIIDKTGVEIDKLFNKRGGKYRELGLKDRLDDLSDDEKLDLLASDGMLVKRPLAVSGDKITLGFNEKEYKETWVN, encoded by the coding sequence GTGATTAGATTTTATCAGTATCAAAATTGTACAACATGTAAGAAGGCTGCCAAATTTTTAGATGAATATGGCGTAAGTTATGAACCAATTGACATTGTGGAGTTAAACCCCAATAAAAGAGAATTACAAGATATTATTGATAAGACCGGCGTCGAGATTGATAAATTATTCAATAAGCGCGGAGGTAAATACCGTGAATTAGGTCTTAAAGATCGCTTAGATGATTTATCAGACGATGAAAAACTGGATTTATTGGCTTCGGACGGTATGTTAGTTAAACGTCCATTAGCGGTTTCAGGTGATAAAATCACTCTTGGTTTCAATGAAAAAGAGTACAAAGAAACATGGGTGAATTAA
- a CDS encoding thioredoxin family protein, translated as MEAIKTREDFDKIIQSAEPVIIKFEAGWCPDCRAMDMWIDPIIKKYDEYKWYSVNRDELEEVTQENEVMGIPSLLVFQYGDKLAHLHSANAKSPEQVESFLSETFNK; from the coding sequence ATGGAAGCTATTAAAACACGTGAAGATTTTGATAAAATTATTCAAAGTGCTGAGCCTGTAATTATTAAATTCGAAGCAGGTTGGTGTCCCGATTGTCGCGCTATGGATATGTGGATTGATCCTATTATCAAAAAATATGATGAATACAAATGGTATTCAGTTAATCGTGATGAACTTGAAGAAGTAACACAAGAAAATGAAGTGATGGGTATCCCTAGCTTATTAGTTTTCCAATATGGAGACAAACTAGCACATTTACATTCTGCAAATGCTAAATCTCCTGAACAAGTAGAATCTTTCTTAAGTGAAACATTCAACAAATAA
- a CDS encoding nitroreductase, whose product MELKDAITSRRSVKIFDHDMHIDDEALYEALKLSTDAPNHGMREPWRIVHVSKDRLGDMSRSVSRFAFRNEPEKQQSHFDAVTKLGGLLVMIVKRDPRQKENLENHLAFGTYAQNLMLLLYEAGIGTCWKSPEYIFSPKVRKVLGVQADEDLVGFLYLTDLEGKIPPKKPRHTESFISEY is encoded by the coding sequence GTGGAATTAAAAGATGCAATTACTTCAAGACGCAGTGTGAAAATATTTGACCATGATATGCATATAGATGATGAAGCATTGTATGAAGCACTTAAACTTTCTACAGATGCACCGAATCATGGTATGAGGGAACCTTGGAGAATTGTGCATGTTTCTAAAGATCGATTAGGAGATATGAGCCGTTCAGTTTCTCGCTTTGCTTTTAGAAACGAGCCTGAGAAACAACAAAGTCACTTTGATGCTGTGACAAAACTTGGCGGATTATTAGTTATGATTGTTAAAAGAGATCCAAGACAAAAAGAAAATCTTGAAAATCATTTAGCGTTTGGAACATATGCACAAAATCTCATGCTTTTACTTTATGAAGCAGGAATTGGAACATGTTGGAAGTCGCCTGAGTACATCTTTTCTCCTAAAGTAAGAAAAGTATTAGGCGTACAAGCTGACGAAGATTTGGTTGGATTTTTATATTTAACAGATTTAGAAGGAAAAATCCCTCCGAAAAAACCACGTCACACTGAAAGTTTTATTTCGGAATATTAA
- the aroD gene encoding type I 3-dehydroquinate dehydratase, translating to MSKVDVAVTIAPKEEITDQLKKDLIREQKSIDIIELRIDQRESFEIADLERLFKTLKDLQLDVQVLVTYRTSVQGGKGQKNGNTYYEFLQDLIQIQGYDMVDIEWDEAQTEILLQLIVQAQSAGLKVVLSQHDFDKTPNLEVLKFLYFKMNKLGADIVKLAVMPNEKQDVLNLLEALATASESIEAKPVGISMSHLGLISRTAQGVFGGIISYGCLGTPQAPGQIHVGQLKELLNIYEINK from the coding sequence ATGAGTAAAGTAGATGTTGCTGTGACAATAGCTCCTAAAGAGGAGATTACTGATCAACTGAAAAAAGATTTAATAAGAGAACAAAAAAGTATCGATATTATCGAATTACGTATCGATCAACGAGAATCTTTTGAAATAGCTGATTTAGAACGTTTATTCAAGACGTTAAAAGATTTGCAATTGGATGTTCAAGTATTGGTAACTTATCGTACATCAGTGCAAGGCGGTAAAGGACAAAAAAATGGAAACACTTATTACGAATTCTTACAAGATCTTATTCAAATTCAAGGATACGATATGGTGGATATTGAGTGGGATGAAGCACAGACCGAAATATTATTACAATTGATTGTACAAGCACAATCTGCGGGACTTAAAGTAGTGTTGTCACAACATGATTTTGACAAAACGCCAAATTTGGAAGTATTAAAATTTTTATATTTTAAAATGAATAAACTAGGCGCAGACATTGTAAAATTAGCGGTTATGCCGAATGAAAAGCAAGATGTTTTAAATTTATTAGAGGCACTTGCTACTGCATCAGAAAGTATAGAGGCTAAACCAGTAGGTATCTCAATGTCTCATCTTGGCTTAATTTCAAGAACTGCACAAGGAGTGTTTGGCGGAATAATTTCATACGGTTGTTTAGGAACACCGCAAGCACCTGGTCAAATTCATGTCGGTCAATTAAAAGAACTTTTGAATATATACGAAATAAACAAATAA
- a CDS encoding GNAT family N-acetyltransferase produces the protein MKEIRLLTQDDLEDVYRLFKEASQDRKNIYTWAIYDESNISEEYFTHLLDENNTIQYLFGVFHNGVLVGALTLFHPIIVGTKHKSIIENMYVKDIDHLDEQLLNSVVEFCQEMNIEKILAPVASNNIGAMVFYSEYGFSKAGFETNSRKYGDHYIDEHWLIYPIESVTSSHT, from the coding sequence ATGAAAGAGATACGCTTATTAACACAAGATGATTTAGAAGATGTTTACAGACTCTTCAAAGAGGCGTCACAAGATAGAAAAAACATTTACACTTGGGCTATTTACGATGAAAGTAATATTTCCGAAGAGTATTTTACACACTTGCTTGATGAAAATAATACAATTCAATACTTATTCGGGGTCTTTCACAATGGTGTTTTAGTAGGTGCTCTAACTTTATTCCATCCTATTATTGTAGGAACAAAGCATAAGAGCATTATTGAAAATATGTATGTTAAAGATATCGATCACTTAGACGAGCAATTACTTAACTCAGTCGTTGAATTTTGTCAGGAAATGAATATAGAAAAGATATTAGCCCCGGTAGCTTCAAATAACATTGGCGCAATGGTTTTTTATAGCGAATACGGCTTTTCAAAAGCAGGTTTTGAAACAAACTCACGTAAATATGGAGACCATTATATAGATGAACATTGGTTGATTTATCCAATAGAAAGCGTTACAAGTTCACATACTTAA
- a CDS encoding DUF1398 family protein translates to MKFTKFNLKQALNSEVSTADFPETLKKIRECSVAKYVYDVKKGIYTFTNQDGDEIHIEGNSTSIIIPRHVDKTAFNEVLQASRAGEFTFDEFCNRAASFGIASWLVDLIHFNTTYFSKSGDVVKIVEIPKN, encoded by the coding sequence TTGAAATTCACAAAATTCAATTTAAAACAGGCATTAAACAGTGAAGTATCTACCGCTGACTTTCCAGAGACTTTAAAGAAAATTCGAGAATGTAGCGTCGCTAAATACGTTTACGATGTAAAAAAAGGCATCTATACTTTTACAAATCAAGATGGAGACGAAATTCACATTGAGGGTAATAGTACTTCAATTATAATTCCGCGTCATGTTGATAAGACTGCTTTCAATGAGGTTTTACAAGCTTCGCGCGCAGGAGAATTTACATTCGATGAATTTTGTAACCGAGCAGCATCTTTCGGTATAGCTTCTTGGTTAGTTGATTTGATTCATTTTAACACTACCTATTTTAGTAAATCAGGCGATGTTGTTAAAATTGTTGAAATACCTAAAAATTAA
- a CDS encoding YozE family protein: protein MSFYKFILTFMEDDTPFGQLADYITKDHNFPKEETNVQNIYDYVHEHYMEHHLLESANRAMSIYENN, encoded by the coding sequence ATGTCATTTTATAAATTTATTCTCACATTTATGGAAGATGATACGCCGTTTGGTCAATTAGCTGATTACATTACGAAAGATCACAATTTTCCAAAAGAAGAGACAAACGTTCAAAACATTTATGACTATGTACACGAGCATTATATGGAGCATCATCTTTTAGAATCAGCCAATAGGGCAATGAGTATATATGAAAATAATTAA
- a CDS encoding cupin domain-containing protein, translating into MKKITGTGKTGPIYQSDNQTIVNIVFKAGESLPIHSSPNCVVVVPVRGTIQFKGEDFDERIAPGSLVRIEPDEKHSLEALTDAELMVIKSELA; encoded by the coding sequence ATGAAAAAGATAACAGGAACAGGGAAAACAGGTCCGATTTATCAATCAGATAATCAAACGATTGTAAATATCGTATTTAAAGCAGGAGAATCATTGCCGATACATTCGTCACCAAATTGTGTGGTGGTTGTTCCTGTCAGAGGAACAATTCAGTTTAAAGGTGAAGATTTTGATGAAAGAATTGCGCCAGGTTCATTGGTAAGAATAGAGCCCGATGAAAAACATAGTCTAGAGGCATTAACAGATGCAGAATTAATGGTTATAAAATCTGAATTAGCATAA
- a CDS encoding TPM domain-containing protein — protein MIKHIIGWLAVMFVGVLLAGQSVFASEKFPPLEKPVFVQDHADIVSQKDKDDIVKKGQKLQDGTDADILVMTMKSIGNTPREDYAYEAGRHYKVGDQKHNRGIVILVNLDNGNENNNRGVQVAVGDGLEGVLNDAKVGRLIDEKFSPYAKKAIEADSKAESKQYYSQGITNLYNAIWDEIAKAYGYDGKHFKEKAPKETDHSGSGGFLESFGAIFVIVIIILIIITKNGGGPPRGGGRRRDDSGMWWIGPGSGGFGNGSSGGGYSGGSFGGGGGFSGGGAGRGF, from the coding sequence ATGATTAAACACATAATCGGCTGGTTAGCTGTTATGTTTGTTGGGGTATTGTTGGCAGGACAGAGTGTTTTTGCATCAGAGAAATTTCCACCACTCGAAAAACCGGTTTTTGTACAAGATCATGCAGACATAGTTTCACAAAAAGATAAAGATGATATTGTTAAAAAAGGACAAAAACTTCAAGATGGTACTGATGCAGATATCTTAGTAATGACCATGAAGTCAATTGGAAATACACCAAGAGAAGACTATGCGTATGAAGCAGGCCGACATTACAAAGTCGGAGATCAAAAGCACAATCGTGGGATTGTAATACTTGTTAACTTGGATAATGGCAATGAAAATAATAATAGAGGCGTTCAAGTTGCTGTAGGAGATGGTTTAGAAGGCGTACTTAATGATGCTAAAGTCGGACGATTAATCGACGAAAAATTTTCTCCTTATGCTAAAAAAGCAATAGAAGCTGATAGTAAAGCAGAAAGTAAGCAGTACTACAGCCAAGGTATTACAAATCTTTATAATGCGATTTGGGATGAAATCGCAAAAGCCTATGGATATGACGGTAAACACTTTAAAGAAAAAGCACCTAAAGAAACAGATCATTCTGGAAGCGGCGGCTTTTTAGAATCATTTGGAGCTATTTTTGTTATTGTTATCATTATTTTAATTATAATAACTAAAAATGGCGGCGGACCTCCTAGAGGAGGCGGCAGAAGACGAGATGATTCTGGCATGTGGTGGATTGGTCCAGGTTCTGGTGGATTTGGAAATGGTTCGTCAGGAGGCGGCTACAGCGGAGGAAGCTTCGGCGGTGGCGGCGGCTTCTCTGGCGGCGGTGCCGGCAGAGGCTTTTAA
- a CDS encoding LemA family protein, with translation MKKTLTPIIIIGIVIVIIGAMMIGPYNKLIGLDEDTDKALSNIDNQLQRRVDLIPNLVNTVKGYTKHEEDVFKQVSDARSKLAGANSPKEKAEANDEVNSSLSRLLAISEKYPDLKADKQFTGLRDELAGTENRIAVSRKDYNDSVNEYNQAIRHFPTTIVAKIFGFDKKEYFKADKGAEKAPKVDFGTDSSQ, from the coding sequence TTGAAGAAAACACTTACCCCGATTATTATTATTGGTATTGTAATCGTGATTATTGGTGCGATGATGATAGGTCCATATAATAAATTGATTGGTTTAGATGAAGATACAGATAAAGCATTATCTAATATCGACAATCAACTTCAAAGACGTGTGGATTTAATCCCTAACTTAGTCAATACAGTAAAAGGTTATACAAAACATGAAGAAGATGTTTTCAAACAAGTATCAGATGCACGCAGCAAATTAGCTGGTGCAAATTCGCCAAAAGAAAAAGCAGAGGCAAATGATGAAGTGAATTCTTCATTAAGCAGATTGCTCGCAATCAGTGAAAAATATCCTGATTTAAAAGCAGATAAACAATTCACTGGTTTACGTGACGAATTAGCTGGTACAGAAAATAGAATAGCTGTTTCAAGAAAAGATTATAATGATTCTGTAAATGAATATAACCAAGCCATCCGACACTTCCCAACAACAATCGTTGCTAAAATTTTCGGATTCGATAAGAAAGAATACTTCAAAGCTGATAAAGGTGCCGAAAAAGCTCCAAAAGTAGATTTCGGTACTGATTCGTCTCAATGA
- a CDS encoding TrkH family potassium uptake protein gives MDFLKKPLSVYLLLFLTTTLIGAFLLYLPITGKQPTPFIDAFFVASSAFTVTGLSTVDITTQFNWLGDLIIMLLIQIGGLGIVTITTLTLIIANRRISLHDRRLIMVTWNVEEPGGMVRFIRQLVIYSFTSELIGMLLLSLSFIPRYGFGKGVYISLFTSVSAFNNAGFALFSKNMIGFNNDPVVNIVIPLLIILGGLGPLIMLDLLKTRRLSKLKLHTKVVMSTTLVLIIGGAILYYILEFNNTLKHFNIWGQVGTAFFQSVTTRTAGFQSVDLGLIHTPTAILMMILMFIGGAPFSAAGGIKVTTFMVLIMFVYSTLKNENSTVIFHRTIQPKTISKAVAITAVSGIFVLFITFIVSLLNETTPFIKVIFEVVSAFGTVGLSMDFTTEYHAATKAIIILVMICGKIGVATVLALFIPNKKRLYQYAKGNIYL, from the coding sequence GTGGATTTCTTAAAGAAACCTTTATCGGTTTATCTGTTATTATTTTTAACCACAACACTCATCGGAGCATTTTTATTGTACTTGCCTATTACAGGAAAGCAGCCTACACCATTTATAGATGCTTTCTTCGTTGCATCCAGCGCATTTACTGTAACAGGTCTATCTACAGTAGATATCACAACACAATTTAACTGGTTAGGTGATTTAATTATAATGTTACTTATCCAAATCGGCGGCCTTGGGATAGTAACAATCACAACTCTAACTTTAATCATAGCAAATAGAAGAATATCGCTACACGACCGTCGTCTTATCATGGTGACTTGGAATGTAGAAGAACCTGGCGGTATGGTTCGGTTTATACGTCAACTTGTAATTTACAGTTTTACATCTGAATTGATTGGCATGCTGTTGCTTTCCTTATCATTTATTCCTAGATATGGATTCGGAAAAGGGGTATATATTAGCTTATTTACATCTGTATCAGCATTCAATAATGCAGGATTCGCCCTTTTCTCTAAAAATATGATTGGTTTCAATAACGATCCCGTAGTTAATATTGTCATACCGTTATTAATCATATTAGGAGGATTAGGCCCTTTAATTATGCTTGACTTGCTCAAAACAAGACGATTATCTAAATTAAAATTGCATACTAAAGTCGTCATGTCTACAACGCTTGTATTAATTATTGGCGGTGCTATTTTGTATTACATCTTAGAATTCAATAACACGTTGAAACACTTTAATATCTGGGGTCAGGTCGGAACTGCATTTTTCCAATCTGTTACTACAAGAACAGCAGGCTTTCAATCAGTTGATTTAGGGCTAATTCATACACCTACTGCTATATTAATGATGATTCTCATGTTTATCGGAGGGGCGCCTTTCAGCGCTGCAGGCGGAATCAAAGTCACAACTTTCATGGTATTAATCATGTTTGTATATAGCACATTAAAAAATGAGAATTCAACAGTTATTTTCCATAGAACCATCCAACCTAAAACAATTAGCAAAGCAGTCGCAATTACAGCTGTTAGCGGTATATTTGTATTATTCATCACCTTCATAGTCAGTCTATTAAATGAAACAACTCCTTTCATCAAAGTCATTTTTGAAGTTGTTTCTGCATTTGGCACTGTAGGTTTGAGTATGGATTTCACAACAGAATATCACGCTGCAACAAAGGCGATTATTATCCTCGTTATGATTTGCGGTAAAATAGGTGTCGCTACAGTATTAGCACTCTTTATCCCTAACAAAAAACGACTTTACCAATATGCAAAAGGAAATATTTACCTTTAA
- a CDS encoding pyrimidine dimer DNA glycosylase/endonuclease V, giving the protein MQIFRVSPDPKVSAEFLDNRRLSKQVLELYQIIRVCLGELDVIKTGPGYRHHPVVEAVYNNGKPYLWGAWILLAAMNEEHMRRGGKRSEVFKKELEGLYDVVKKTDQTLSLSHEDLPPFYIEGEKRIYGGEAYQMYVKLLFDKWQHDKIPPRCDINLNNKA; this is encoded by the coding sequence ATGCAGATATTCAGAGTCAGTCCTGATCCTAAAGTCAGTGCGGAATTTTTAGATAACCGTCGTTTATCAAAACAAGTCTTAGAGTTGTATCAGATAATTAGAGTATGTTTAGGTGAATTAGATGTAATCAAAACAGGACCTGGGTATAGACATCATCCAGTAGTAGAGGCAGTTTATAATAACGGTAAACCTTATCTTTGGGGTGCATGGATATTATTAGCTGCAATGAATGAAGAACATATGCGCAGAGGCGGTAAAAGATCAGAAGTGTTTAAAAAAGAATTGGAAGGTTTATACGATGTTGTTAAAAAGACAGACCAAACATTAAGTCTTTCACATGAAGATTTACCGCCGTTTTATATTGAAGGAGAAAAACGGATTTATGGAGGAGAGGCATATCAAATGTATGTGAAGTTATTATTTGATAAATGGCAGCATGATAAGATTCCTCCTCGTTGTGATATAAATTTAAATAATAAAGCATGA